CCGAAGAATAGACAAGCGCTTCTCCAGTGGGAAAATGCCACTTCTCTTCCAAAGTCTGCAGATCATACGCCTTGATTCCGTTGGTGGAAGTTGGCATAACCAAAAGGTTGTCACCGATTTTTGGTGCGGTCATTACCTTAAAATCGTCGGTTTTAATGCTCTTTTGTACGATTTCTCCTGTTTTTAGATCGATCTTAAAGATGCCATTGAGGCCGGTCGTATAGATGTAATCATTTTGAGCGGTTACCCCACCAGTTCTAAAACGTAAACCATCTTCCTGACGCTTCCAAAGGAGCTTTCCGGTATGGATATCATAAGCACAGAGTGCATTCCAGTTGTATCCAGCTAAAAGAACCTGACCGACAACCGATAGCTCTGCCGGAGTAGCTTCTCCCCCTGAAGGTTCTACACCTTCCCATAACGGTTTACCCGTATGGATGTCAATCGCAGACATGCGTTTTCCTAGTCCGGTATAATAAATGTCCTTGTCAAGAGCGGCACCAGAAACAAAGGTCGGGAGACTTGGAGCCGAAGGTTTCTTTGTCCAGAGGACTTTGCCTGTATTTGCATCAATGGCATAAACATTGGTTTCAACATCCGTAGCCAATAATATGCCGTCGCTGAAACGCAATCTATGCTTAATAGAATTTATCGTTGGCAGAGACCACAATACTTTCCCGCTACGTTTATCCAGGGCTTTGATCGCGTGATTGGTTCCTAAACCATCATCCATTGTGGCTATAAAAAGTTTGTCGCCAACAACCAATGGACTTGTCTTCCAGATATTTCCATTGACTGATGTGGACCACTGTAGTTTGATCTTATCATTTTCTGCTGGCGCGAGACTAAACTTTTCTTTCTTTAAAGTCTGTTCGCCATTCTCGTAGCGAACGGTGATAAGTGCATCGTATTGTCCCTTTTGATTTTGTTTTTTGAAAGGGACATTTGCTTGCCATGTCCAATCTCCTGCGGCTTTCAACGGAACCGAGCTTATGCGATTTCCGGTATCATGCGCGTATACCGTGAGGTCTACACCCTGTATTTGTCGCTCACTATCGTAGGCGTTGACCAGTATAGGCAGTGTTTGGTCTGCATTTAACGGCTGATTGAGCACGGGCAGAACCAACTGGATGTGGTCACGTAAGTTTGTGTAGATCGGCTTGATATTCTTGATTCCTTGTTTGTCAATATCGACGACAACAAACTGTGCGGCAGAATTATCAATACCACCTTTGTTGGGGGCATTGGAACAAACGACATAGACACCATTTTGTTTGAAGACAAAATTGTTGTGCCAGTGTCCATAGAACCAGGCTTTAAGGTTATATTGTTTTAAATCAATCTGTTCTTTTTCTCCTTTAAGTACAAAGTCAGGACCTACAAAGAAGTCATGGTTTATAAAGATCAACGGCTTGGATTTATCCATGGCAGCTAGATCTTTTTTGAGCCAGGCGATGATCTGATCAGCAGTGTAGCTAGGTTTATAATCTCCATTTGGCATTGGCGTAACGACGAAGTGAGCGGGCCCTGCATCAAATGAGTAATAGGTCGGGCCAAAAAGATCTTCAAATAGCTTCTCGCCATATTCACCTTTGACAAGGTCATGATTTCCGACCGTATAATAAGTCGGTCTGCCCATGAGTTCACTGTTCACCTGCTTGGCATGAAAAAGCATGCCTGGCTCATAGCAGATATCTCCGGTATGCATGATCAGACTTGCACGCTGTTGTTTGGCGTAGTTTCTGACATTATCAATCCAAGGTCCGTATAAAGGTGTTTCTGTATCGGTGATTTGGATAAACCGTAGAAAATCGTTTTGTTGAACCGCATCTTTAACTAAAGCGAAGTCCAGATTTTTGACATCCGCACGCAATGGAATGTAATGTGTTTTGGTTGCCTTGTAGCCACTCGGGACAGTGACAGACAAAAAGCGGGCGTTGGGATTATGGGGCAGCGTATACGTTCCGTCGCTATTGCTTTTTACCACGTCATAGCCATCGGATACTGTGATTCCACCGAGCAGGTTTTCGTTCTGTTCGAACAGGTTATTCGCATTCTGATCTTCATAAACCCGACCGACGCGTTGTTGGGCAAAAAGGGCAGGAATTGGAAGAAGACAGCAGGCAAGTAATTGGAATAATTTCATGTTGTTTAAATAAAAAAGCTAGCTCCGGTTTCAGAGCTAGCAAAAAGTGAAGGTTATTAACTATTTATCCCATCCAAAAACTTGTTTTAGATTAGGATTCAATGTTATTTGTCCCAATGGGATTGGTTTGTAATAGTATTTTGGCGAGACAAATGACCGCTTATTTTTTTGGTCAACAGTCATCATAATATATCCCGAAGTACCATTGCTGAGGTAAAATGCGCCCCCATCGAGGTAATATTTTACGAGTTTGGTTTTTACAGCATCTGGTAACTGGTCGATTGGACCTGTTGCTTTCTCATTTTCAAGAATGGCAATATCCGGATTTCCATCACCGGTAACGTCCATGGCACCTAATGCAGGTACGTAGATTCCATGCGGCGCAACCGCCAGTAGGTCGCCAGTTTTCCAACGGAGCACATCGTTGAAACGGAAACCTTCACAGGCAAGCTCGACACGGCGCTCACGACGGATTTCTAACAAGGCTCCTTTATTGGCTCCTTGAGCGTTTGGATAGCGCGCCGCAAGAACAGGATCTACCTGTGCATTGGCTGTTGCTAACTGTAACGCTGGTACACCGACTCGCCCACGTAAAACATTCACGGTTGCATCCAAATCAGCTTGTGTAAGCGTGCCCAATTCGGCTTTAGCTTCGGCATTGATAAGCAATACTTCAGCATAACGCATAATAGGAAGATCGGTGTAGTTTGCTACCCAGCCACCGCGAAGTGCAGGATCTCTAGGGTAGAATTTAATCTGTAGATATCCGCCAAAACTAGGTTTTATTAAATAAGGCGTAGGATTATTCGGATCCGTTTTAAATCCGGCAGGCATAATGGTTTCAGCCAGGCGAGGATCCCTGTTCTGAAATATTTGCGTAAAGGTTTTCGTTTTGTAATCCGGAGTTGATGTAAAGGATTTCCCGTCAGCTGTTAGAAATTCTTCCATTAATTCTCCGCTTAACGCCCATTGCCAGTCCAATACCGTGTGTGAATTGTTTGCTATACCCAGTGAACGGTCATTCTTTTGGATAAAAATCGCTTCTGTATTCGACGATAGATTGTTGCTGCTGAACAATGTTCTAAAGTCAACTTCTTTGGCGCCGGTGTTATGAATTTTGTATTTCCCAGAATTGATAACTTCTTGAGAGGCTGAAGCTGCTCTTTTTAAGAACTCATCTGCCGTAGCTTGTAAATTCAACTCCTCGTGGTATTTACGGAATGTTCCTTCGTGCAAGGCAATGCGAGCTAACAGTGTTAATGCAGCGCCTTGTGTTACACGTTCTTTGAAATTACCGGCCACTTTATCTTCTCTGATATGGGCTGCGGCAAATTCAAGATCCTCCATCATATGTTTAACAACAACCTCGCGCGAATCCTGGTCCTTGTACATCGCTTCGTCCTCAGCACCCAAAGCCGTGTCATACCAAGGAACATTGTTGTAATCGCGCACTAAATTAAAGTAGATGTAGGCACGAAAGAAACGGGCGATGCCAACATAATGGTCTATTTGTGCCTGATCGCCGGTTACAGTACCAAGGTGATCCATCATATAGTTGATGCGGCGTAAATTTTTCCATTCATCGGACCAACCAGATGCGTTACCTTGTGTTAGCGTACCACGGAGCATATTGTTGGTTGAGCTGCTTCCTGTGAATCCACCGATATTATCTGAGAAGATGTCGTCATATGATGCGCCCATAAATCGATAAAAGCCATTGGTATAGGTTTTGAGATCTTCAGGCGTTTTAAAGAAATTTTGATCTGTCACAGCAGTCTTGTTGCTACGATCCAAAAAGTCTTTATTACAGCTTATTGTCAGTAGTGACAAAGACAATGCTAGTGTAGTATAGTGAAATATTTTCATGAATATGCGTATTAAAACTTAACATTTAATCCAAATGCATACGTGCGTTGGAAAGGATATACTCGAGTGCTTCCTAAAGCTTCTGGGTCTATGCTTACTTTAAGCCCTGAGCGTTCAAATAGATTTTCACCACTTACATAGAAGCGCACGGCCTGTAAGCCAATTCTTTTCGTGAAATTCTGCGAAAGGCTATAGCCGAAAGTGATGTTTTTTACCCTTAAATAGGCTGCGTTCTGCAAGTAACGTGTATTCGGCATGCCGAGCTCTTCTCCGGTATCTTCTGCACTGTACGATTTTATCCGTGGAAAGTACCCATCTCTGTTATCTGGAGTCCAGTGGTCTAAGTTTTGCTTGGTCACATTCGTCCAGGGTTGTGCATAAATTCCCCAGAAATAGATTTGGCTGCCCGGTGGATACCAGTCTCTTTTTCCGACACCTTGAAGAAATACACGTAGGTCAAAACCTTTCCATGACCCTGATAGGTCAAAGCTATATGGATATTGAACTTCAGAGTTACCTAGAATTTTGAGGTCACCATGGTCAGCAAGCGTTTGTTTTCCTTTGGTGATCTTTCCGTCAGGTCCTCCATCTGGCCCTCCAGCGATATCCTTGAACTTAATGTCTCCAACATAGAATTTATATTGTTGATCGTCCGTTCCTACGTCGGTTTGGTTCAGTTTAGCTAGCTCATCCTCATTTTGGAAGAAACCATCTGCTTGAAGACCCCATATCTCACCGATGCGCTGTCCGGCATAATGTTGCCTGATATCGCCCGTTGGGTTATCAAATTTGGTAATGGTAGCTTTGCTGTTTGCCAGTGTAAATGTGGCGTTGTAATGGAATGGCGATCCAGCTAGGTCGAACTTATCTTTCCAGCTAATGCGTAAATCCCAACCATTTGTCTTCATGTCGGCCGCATTGAAGTTCGGCGCGTCAGCTCCAAAAGCCCCGGGAAGCGTTCTTCCTGGGATCAGCATTCCCTCGTTGGTACGTTTGTAAATATCAAATGTCGTATTCAGACGGTTGTTGAGTACAGTAAGGTCAATACCGCCGTTGATTGTTGAAATACGTTCCCAGGTTAAGGACTTGGCCACGACTAATGGTGGATTAAGGGAGATCGGACGATTGCCTTCAATAACGCGAGGAATACCATTATCGACTGCCATAGATGGCAAATAAGGATAACTTAGCGGATTCATATTATTATCATAGACAGTCTGGTTGCCCAATTGTCCATAAGAACCCCGAAGTTTTAAGAAGTTGATCGCAGATTTGAGCGGGCTAAAGAACTGCTCTTCAGAAAGTACCCATCCCGCAGATACCGATGGGAAAAATCCCCAGCGGTCACCCTTTGGAAAGCGTGAAGAACCGTCCAGGCGGCCATTTGATTCAATGAGGTAGCGCCCTTTATAATCATAGTTTAGACGATAAAATATACCTTGCAGTGCATAATCGTCGATACTATGGGTAACGGTTGTCGCTCCACTACCTAAACCGATGGATGGTATATCAGCAGAATAAAGGCCATTTTTAAGCGCGTAATTCTTTTCGGTATTCCGATATTCTTGGTTATAACCGACTAGGGCGCTGACATGGTGGTCATTAAACTGTTGTGTATATTGTGTATACACGTTGATTACATCATATCGGGTGTTTTCCTGCTGTTTGTATGCGGAAGGTACAGTTCCACCAGCATATTGAGGCGTAGCATTCGGCCCCGTCTTGTACTGTACAGGACGATTATAACCATCGATTACACCGAAAGAACGACGGAAAGTAACATCTGCATTGGCTGTCCATATGTTTTTGATCAGATCTGCTTTGGCATTGAATGTCGTTTGGAACTCGTTGATGTTTTCTTTTCTTCGTCCTCCTTCTTGTAATAGTCCTAATAAACTAGCCCCTGATTGGGTCCAGCTACCGTCCGGATTTTTAGGAACATCCAAAGACGGGGTGCGGTTCACATTCCAGAAGAAATCTCCGCTCATAAAAACAGGCGCTTCATATTGTCGGCTTGTTAATATCGTATTATTTCCGAAGTTCAACCAAGGAGTGACTTGCATATCCATTTTGTTGCGGACATTATAACGGTTAAGTTTGTCATTCCCATATTTTAGGGCCCCGTCGAGCTTATAGTATTCACCGGAAAATAAGTAGCTTAATTTGTCCGTTCTTTTACCCAAGCTCAAGTTAAGCGTATTGGTTGGAGCCAATTTTTTATAGGCTTCCTTCATCCAGTCAGTTTGACCATAGTACGCCCATTTCTCTGGGTTTGTAGGGTCTAGGATCGTGTTCGGTAAACTCGGGTCCTGCTGAAGCTTTTTCGCATATTCACGTACGGCATCCGGATATAAATCATATAATGGGTAAGCTGCATCGTGTTTATATTGCATCACGGTAAGCGGATCTGTGACAATTTCAGGCAATTTACCTGTGGTGCGCCATTGGGTGCTCATCCCTACATTCACTTGAAGTTTTTCGGACTTTGCAGATTTGGTTGTTACAAGAACTACACCGAATGCGCCACGGGCGCCATAGATAGCAGCTGAGGCCGCATCTTTTAACACCGATACATTTTCAAAATCATTTGGATTGAGTCTTGCGAGCTCATCACCGGTAACAGGAATGTTGTCTACTAATATAAGCGGCTCTCCGCCATTGATTGAAGTAATACCCCGAATATTGAATTTTGCACTTTGCGAAGGGTTACCACTGGCATTGGTGATGTTCAAGTTGGGGATCAATCCCTGCAAGGCAGCACCTAAATTGGTAACTGGTCGATTTTCAATTTCTTTGGCAGAAATCTGATCAACAGCGCCCGTTAAATTGATTTTTCGTTGTGTACCATAACCAACGACCACCACCTCATCCAATTGTGATGTGCTCGTTTGTAAAGTGACATTCAATGTGCGTTGGTTCCCCACCGGTATACGCTCGGTTGTGTAGCCCATATACTGAAATGTCAGCACCGCTTTCTCGGGTATACGGAGCGAAAAGTGTCCGTTGGCATCTGTTTTTGTAGATAATGCAGAATTTCCTTCCACAGATACCGTTACACCGGCAAGTACTGATTGTGCATCGCGAACTGTACCTGTAATTTCGATATCTGTACGTTGTTTTTCGGAAATTACGATGGTGTTGTTGAGAATCTGAAAGCTTAGATTCTGTCCTTTCAGTGCTTTGGAGAGCACTTGCGAAATGGAAGCGTGATTTGCATCCACACTGATAGGCTGCAGATTATTCAGCAGTTTTTCATCATAAAAAAATCGCAAGTCGGTTTGCTTAGAAATTTCTTGTAAGACTTTTTCAACCTTTACTTTTTTTAAGGAGAGATTGACTGTTTGTGCAGTTCCCGAAGCATGTGCTCCCAAAGCAAGGGAAAGCAAAGAAAGAGTGCTTAACTTTATCATACATAAAGTTTTAAAGGCTGGAGGCACCCGGAATTCCCGTGTTTTCTCCTGCCTTTTCATTGGAGAAAAAAAATTCATAAATTAGAATGATTTTTGAGGTTTTAAATTTCTGTTGGTAATCAGTAAAATAAGCCTTGGATTTAACTGGGGATGCGTCAACATCCCCTTCTTTTGTTATTGCCAGGCGATAAGTCGAGGTTTATGCCATAGATAAATTTTTAAGGTAGATAATCAATTTCATTGTACTATTACTTTCCTTCCGTTAATGTCGAATTTTCGCCCTGTCGCTAAAGCCAGGATTTCTAAAACTTCCGAAAGCTTACTGTTTCTGCTAATGGAGCCTCTATACGTAGAAGGGGTATTGATGGCTTCGATATTTATAAACTCAACATTATACCAACGTGCAATTTGCTGCGTGATATCGTTGAAATTGTTGCCGTCGAAATAAAATTCTTCGCGCTGCCATGCGGTATTTTTTGCTAGATCACTTACTTTGACCTGAATATCATTTGCCAATGTTGTCGCTTGCTCACCGGGTTTAATAATGGTCTGCTTACCCTCTTTAAGGACTTTTACACTTCCCTCTACGAGTGATGTGGACACTTCATTTTGATAAGCGTTGACATTGAATGTGGTTCCCAGGACCTCGATCGTTGTGCCATTGGCATGGATGCGGAAAGGTCGGCTGGCATCCTTCGCGACTTTAAAATAAGCTTCTCCCGTTAATGTAACTTGACGTTGATCTGCTTCGAAATGTGTTGGGTAAGAAAGCTGTGTGAGCGAATTGAGCCATACTTTTGTACCATCTTCTAAAATGACCATATAGGTACCGGCCTTTGGCACATCAACCCGGAAATTTTTACCCGCTATTTCCGTCGTCGAATTATGCTGCTGAACAAATGGATCAGCGAGCTGCTGCTCTTTTCCTGTCGGTGTTATTAGTTTTGCATAATGCCCCCCTGGAAGGATATCATTGTGAAAAGTCTTGTTGTGGGAATGAACCTCAGCCGCTAATGTAAGCGGTATCTCGGCTTTTGAAGATAATTTCTGATAGAACCAGAAGCTAAATCCCGAAATGGCGATAAGTGTGGCAGCAACCATCCATGTAGATCGTATCCAAGTCAGTCGTTTGATAGGTACAGGTTCATCAAATAGCTGAGCATCCAATCTTGTATTGATGCGCGACGCTAGGTGGGGCGGAATTTCGCCCGCTGGCCGCTCTTCCTGAGATTGGTCTTTATCGGATTGATCCAATGTGTAGAACCAACGGAGTACCTGTTGTTCTTCCGCAGCTGTACATTGGCCTTCCAAGTATTTTTTAAGCAAGGCTTTGGCTTGATCTGATGATTCTTGTTCCTTCATACAAACCTATAATCTCCTTATGTGAAGAGAAGTACCGAAGAAAAATCAAAAAAAATATAAAATACTGTATTCCAGTTGATTTAAATTATGAGGCTAATGGAAAATGAGATCACATAAGAGAAGTTGGTATAGCGGTATTATTTAAATCGGAGCTTGAGCCAGCCTAAAGCTAGGGAGATATTGTTTTTTACGGTTTGTTCCGATAGTGCAAGCTCCGTCGCGATATCTTTAATAGACATGGATTCTTTTCTGCTAAGCGAGAAAGCAGACCGCATTGTTGAAGGCATCTTGTCAATTTCTTGTTCGATAAGTAGAGCGAGTTCCTTTGCCAATAGTTCTTCTTCAGATGTCGTGGTTAAAGCTTGTGTTTGAAAGGTATGGGAGAGGCTCTCAGCGCGGACAACTTTCCTTTGTTCATGAATGGTCCAGTCGATGATTTTGTATTTGGCTGTTTTAAAAAGATACGGATAAAGCGAAGATTCAATGCTGATTTTGTGCCTATTGTTCCAAAGGGCGACAAATACCTCCTGTAGGATATCTTCACAATCTTCAACACAGGAAACACGGCGCTGTATAAATCGAAAAAGTATAGCAGAATAGCGATTGACTAATTCCGAAAAAGCATGACGGTCATTGGCTTGAATCCCAACGAATAGCACGGTGTCATCTAACTGTTCCATAATTACCGCAATTTGTGTACTCCCTTAGTTTATTTTAGGCCAAATTTATAATTGTGGTGTTAAGTTAGTATTAAAAACAAAACATATGATAATGTTTTTTTTAATCAAACGATTGCATAGGATTTTTAATAAAAAAAAACGGCGGTTTTCCTGTTGCTGATCATATAAAGTAACAGGAAAACCGCCGCATGATCTTATCATTTAACCCCTTGTCAACCAACCTCTGCGTCCAGCTGTCGCTATAGCATACGGTGTAATCCAGAATAAGCTGAAAGCATAAAATATACTGTAACTATACGCCCAAAAAGCTTCTTTGGCATCCGAGTTTTTGGAAGCAAAGAAATAGGCCTGAATGCTGGAAAATATTAAGATACCGACCAATGTTGAGCTTAAGAACATCAGTGGATAATGAAATACGGTCCATAACATCAGTAACATCATCGGATAAGACAATAACACTTTTTTCCATTGCATAAGCAATAAGATACGTGCTCCCCATTTAGGTCCCTGACGGAAATTCTTAAATGCAAATTGACTCATCGCAATGTTTTCACGCACGTTGCTTCGTTCCCAACGGATAAACATCTTGTACAGATTTTTGTAACGTACAGGTGTGTCGGTATAAACGTATGCGTTAGATTGAAATAAAACATGATACCCCTGTTTCAGGATCATATTGGTCATCGCCCGATCTTCACCGATATCAGACGGTTGTCCCATAAAAGTCTGGTTAATCCAATCTTCCAAACAGTTCATGACAGCCTCTTTACGATAGCCAGATAATGCTCCCGGTGTACACATTACCGTACCCAACATACTTTGTGCAGAACGTACAAACTCAAAGCTGAATACGAAGCTCACATTTAACATACGAGGTATAATCGCTTTTTTAGTATTCAATACACGCACATTACCCGCAACTGCTCCACATTCCTTGTTTGTTACAAATGGACTCGCCATATTACGTATGGTATCCTTTTTAACAATCGAGTCACTATCAACCGTGATGAAAATCTCTCCCGTACCTAACTTAAATCCACGGTACAAGGCATGTCTCTTACCCATATTCTTGGGCTGCTGATAAATTTCAACACGATCGCCCAATTCCATTTTAGCACGTTGTATCCAGGCAAAGGTATTATCTTTACTACCGTCGTCAATTGCAATGATCTGCAATTTCTTCTCCGGATAATCGCTGCTAGCCAAACTATGTAAGGTATCATAAACTAATTGTCCTTCGTTATAAGCTGGAACGATAATCGTACAAGTCGGTAGCTCGTCGTCCGATACAGAAGCGATGGGTTTATATTTACGATGCAGTACAATCAAAAAAATCAAAAAGCTGATAGCAACAACAGCTAGAAATATTCCCAACGCAATTAAAAATGTTCCACCGATGCTGTCTAAACGTTGGAAACGTAATGCATCGAAATCGGGTTGAAGCATGTATACGCCAAAAACCGACGCAAATAGTATAAAAAATGTCGCTCCAAAAATACCATATTCTTTTGGACCAAAGTTGCTTTCTTCGTTTTTGCTCACTGTATGATCAGATCGCTTTTCTCCTGCATTTACATCGTATACCGCAGGCTTCCATTGTTTGGCCATCTGCTTGGATACGATCGAGTTTTCTTTCATGTAATTCATAACCGTTCTATTTTAGATATACATTCTTTCGTTCAATATTTACTTCGATACCGTTTGTGATATCATTTGTAATGAAAATATTACGATTCCATAAACGCAAAACACATGCCTTTATTTTGTGCCAAAAATAAGCAACCTCTTCTAATTGTAACGTTCTTGATACAAATCACAGGTGGATAATCTGTTGATTTGTAGTGTTTTGTGGTTTTATTGTAACGGAATTATGCCAAAATATAACGACGATCGATTCAATAGACTTTTAAGGTTTTTTAACATTTGCATGCAGATTGTTAAAAGAAATTGACAGTTTTTGCGACAAACTGTGTAGGAAAGGGGGCAATGTGCAGGTTGGAAAAATTCAGCTTAAGCCAAATAAAAAAAGCAAAGGATAGTACAAAAAAAAAGACGCCTCCAAAGGGGGACGTCTTCAATATCATCAAGTTTCGGAATGATCTTTATCCGCCAAATTCCATCAGATAATTTTTTAGAAAATCATTTAGATCGCCGTCCAGGACAGCTTGTGTATTGGAGGTTTCGTAATTGGTCCGTAAATCTTTAATTAACTTGTAAGGATGGAGGACATAATTTCGAATTTGGGATCCCCATTCGATTTTCTTTTTGTTTCCTTCAATAGCAGCGGTAGCTTCCTGGCGTTTACGCATTTCAATCTCATATAACTGTGATTTCAATAAGCGCATCGCATTTTCTTTGTTTTGTAATTGCGATCTGGATTCCTGATTTTTAATAATAATGCCCGTAGGTTTGTGGTGTAATCGAACAGCTGTTTCCACTTTATTGACGTTCTGACCTCCTGCACCACCCGAGCGGAAAGTATCCCATTCGATTTCTGAATCCTTAACATCAATCTCAATATTATCATCAATCAAAGGATAGACATAAACAGAAGCAAACGAGGTATGGCGTTTTGCATTGGAATCAAACGGAGAAATACGAACGAGTCTGTGTACACCGTTTTCGCCCTTCAGGTAGCCATAAGCAAAATCTCCGGATATCTGTAACGTTACACTCTTGATACCTGCAACATCACCTTCCTGCGAATCTTGTTCGGTCACTCGATATCCATTTTTCTCGCCCCACATAATATACATCCGCATCAGCATGGCTGCCCAGTCACAGCTTTCAGTTCCTCCGGCACCAGCTGTAATCTGTAAGATTGCATCCAGTTGATCTT
The Sphingobacterium multivorum genome window above contains:
- a CDS encoding RNA polymerase sigma factor; the protein is MEQLDDTVLFVGIQANDRHAFSELVNRYSAILFRFIQRRVSCVEDCEDILQEVFVALWNNRHKISIESSLYPYLFKTAKYKIIDWTIHEQRKVVRAESLSHTFQTQALTTTSEEELLAKELALLIEQEIDKMPSTMRSAFSLSRKESMSIKDIATELALSEQTVKNNISLALGWLKLRFK
- a CDS encoding FecR family protein, which translates into the protein MKEQESSDQAKALLKKYLEGQCTAAEEQQVLRWFYTLDQSDKDQSQEERPAGEIPPHLASRINTRLDAQLFDEPVPIKRLTWIRSTWMVAATLIAISGFSFWFYQKLSSKAEIPLTLAAEVHSHNKTFHNDILPGGHYAKLITPTGKEQQLADPFVQQHNSTTEIAGKNFRVDVPKAGTYMVILEDGTKVWLNSLTQLSYPTHFEADQRQVTLTGEAYFKVAKDASRPFRIHANGTTIEVLGTTFNVNAYQNEVSTSLVEGSVKVLKEGKQTIIKPGEQATTLANDIQVKVSDLAKNTAWQREEFYFDGNNFNDITQQIARWYNVEFINIEAINTPSTYRGSISRNSKLSEVLEILALATGRKFDINGRKVIVQ
- a CDS encoding TonB-dependent receptor, which encodes MIKLSTLSLLSLALGAHASGTAQTVNLSLKKVKVEKVLQEISKQTDLRFFYDEKLLNNLQPISVDANHASISQVLSKALKGQNLSFQILNNTIVISEKQRTDIEITGTVRDAQSVLAGVTVSVEGNSALSTKTDANGHFSLRIPEKAVLTFQYMGYTTERIPVGNQRTLNVTLQTSTSQLDEVVVVGYGTQRKINLTGAVDQISAKEIENRPVTNLGAALQGLIPNLNITNASGNPSQSAKFNIRGITSINGGEPLILVDNIPVTGDELARLNPNDFENVSVLKDAASAAIYGARGAFGVVLVTTKSAKSEKLQVNVGMSTQWRTTGKLPEIVTDPLTVMQYKHDAAYPLYDLYPDAVREYAKKLQQDPSLPNTILDPTNPEKWAYYGQTDWMKEAYKKLAPTNTLNLSLGKRTDKLSYLFSGEYYKLDGALKYGNDKLNRYNVRNKMDMQVTPWLNFGNNTILTSRQYEAPVFMSGDFFWNVNRTPSLDVPKNPDGSWTQSGASLLGLLQEGGRRKENINEFQTTFNAKADLIKNIWTANADVTFRRSFGVIDGYNRPVQYKTGPNATPQYAGGTVPSAYKQQENTRYDVINVYTQYTQQFNDHHVSALVGYNQEYRNTEKNYALKNGLYSADIPSIGLGSGATTVTHSIDDYALQGIFYRLNYDYKGRYLIESNGRLDGSSRFPKGDRWGFFPSVSAGWVLSEEQFFSPLKSAINFLKLRGSYGQLGNQTVYDNNMNPLSYPYLPSMAVDNGIPRVIEGNRPISLNPPLVVAKSLTWERISTINGGIDLTVLNNRLNTTFDIYKRTNEGMLIPGRTLPGAFGADAPNFNAADMKTNGWDLRISWKDKFDLAGSPFHYNATFTLANSKATITKFDNPTGDIRQHYAGQRIGEIWGLQADGFFQNEDELAKLNQTDVGTDDQQYKFYVGDIKFKDIAGGPDGGPDGKITKGKQTLADHGDLKILGNSEVQYPYSFDLSGSWKGFDLRVFLQGVGKRDWYPPGSQIYFWGIYAQPWTNVTKQNLDHWTPDNRDGYFPRIKSYSAEDTGEELGMPNTRYLQNAAYLRVKNITFGYSLSQNFTKRIGLQAVRFYVSGENLFERSGLKVSIDPEALGSTRVYPFQRTYAFGLNVKF
- a CDS encoding PQQ-binding-like beta-propeller repeat protein — translated: MKLFQLLACCLLPIPALFAQQRVGRVYEDQNANNLFEQNENLLGGITVSDGYDVVKSNSDGTYTLPHNPNARFLSVTVPSGYKATKTHYIPLRADVKNLDFALVKDAVQQNDFLRFIQITDTETPLYGPWIDNVRNYAKQQRASLIMHTGDICYEPGMLFHAKQVNSELMGRPTYYTVGNHDLVKGEYGEKLFEDLFGPTYYSFDAGPAHFVVTPMPNGDYKPSYTADQIIAWLKKDLAAMDKSKPLIFINHDFFVGPDFVLKGEKEQIDLKQYNLKAWFYGHWHNNFVFKQNGVYVVCSNAPNKGGIDNSAAQFVVVDIDKQGIKNIKPIYTNLRDHIQLVLPVLNQPLNADQTLPILVNAYDSERQIQGVDLTVYAHDTGNRISSVPLKAAGDWTWQANVPFKKQNQKGQYDALITVRYENGEQTLKKEKFSLAPAENDKIKLQWSTSVNGNIWKTSPLVVGDKLFIATMDDGLGTNHAIKALDKRSGKVLWSLPTINSIKHRLRFSDGILLATDVETNVYAIDANTGKVLWTKKPSAPSLPTFVSGAALDKDIYYTGLGKRMSAIDIHTGKPLWEGVEPSGGEATPAELSVVGQVLLAGYNWNALCAYDIHTGKLLWKRQEDGLRFRTGGVTAQNDYIYTTGLNGIFKIDLKTGEIVQKSIKTDDFKVMTAPKIGDNLLVMPTSTNGIKAYDLQTLEEKWHFPTGEALVYSSAYSSPDNRKLVGTVESAVIEVKDKLVFGASDGYVYVLNKAGKLLSKFNLGAPIFSDITVDGNLIYVADFAGNVSCFKL
- a CDS encoding RagB/SusD family nutrient uptake outer membrane protein; protein product: MKIFHYTTLALSLSLLTISCNKDFLDRSNKTAVTDQNFFKTPEDLKTYTNGFYRFMGASYDDIFSDNIGGFTGSSSTNNMLRGTLTQGNASGWSDEWKNLRRINYMMDHLGTVTGDQAQIDHYVGIARFFRAYIYFNLVRDYNNVPWYDTALGAEDEAMYKDQDSREVVVKHMMEDLEFAAAHIREDKVAGNFKERVTQGAALTLLARIALHEGTFRKYHEELNLQATADEFLKRAASASQEVINSGKYKIHNTGAKEVDFRTLFSSNNLSSNTEAIFIQKNDRSLGIANNSHTVLDWQWALSGELMEEFLTADGKSFTSTPDYKTKTFTQIFQNRDPRLAETIMPAGFKTDPNNPTPYLIKPSFGGYLQIKFYPRDPALRGGWVANYTDLPIMRYAEVLLINAEAKAELGTLTQADLDATVNVLRGRVGVPALQLATANAQVDPVLAARYPNAQGANKGALLEIRRERRVELACEGFRFNDVLRWKTGDLLAVAPHGIYVPALGAMDVTGDGNPDIAILENEKATGPIDQLPDAVKTKLVKYYLDGGAFYLSNGTSGYIMMTVDQKNKRSFVSPKYYYKPIPLGQITLNPNLKQVFGWDK